A single Natrinema pellirubrum DSM 15624 DNA region contains:
- a CDS encoding transcription factor S → MEFCDECGSMMKADDGLWECGSCGYTEPKGDADQYVITDDQEVGEIIESSGETSLPETDAICPECGNDRAHWYMQQIRSADESETRFFICTECEHKWREDDN, encoded by the coding sequence ATGGAATTCTGCGACGAATGCGGTTCGATGATGAAGGCTGACGACGGCCTCTGGGAGTGTGGCAGCTGTGGATACACGGAGCCGAAAGGCGACGCCGACCAGTACGTCATCACCGACGATCAGGAAGTCGGCGAGATCATCGAGTCCTCCGGCGAGACCTCGCTGCCCGAGACCGACGCCATCTGTCCCGAGTGTGGCAACGACCGTGCCCACTGGTACATGCAACAGATCCGCTCGGCCGACGAGTCCGAGACGCGCTTTTTCATCTGTACCGAGTGCGAACACAAGTGGCGCGAGGACGACAACTAA
- a CDS encoding MFS transporter: protein MRSVVERLVAPFAVDRRVLALAGARMADGIGNSFLIIVIPLYVTSGVVGGTAFGLGESLLIGVILSLFGFLNSSFQPFTGRLSDRLGRRKPFILVGLAGLAMTNVAYVFAETYLSLLVIRGLQGVSVAFIIPSSVALVNELATTGDRGGNMGVYNTFRLIGFGAGPAVAGAVVSRGPYALPGDLAVSGFDAAFYVATITATISYGMVTVLVSDPESTAANAGADLSIPILDRTGPNLLDPIFTLGVASFFMATAIALFATIQPQVNARLEQGATWFGLQFAGFIIAQVALQTPIGRACDRYGRRPFIVTGMALLIPTTLVQGFLLSSALMFVARLFQGIAAAMVFAPSLALAGDLAGEGESGSKLSVLTMAFGYGIAVGPLSSGALVRFGFETPFVFGTALAVLGTILVYTQVEETLETTVPVPVIGDD from the coding sequence ATGCGGAGCGTGGTGGAACGTCTCGTCGCGCCCTTCGCCGTCGATCGACGGGTCCTCGCACTGGCGGGCGCCCGCATGGCCGACGGGATCGGCAACTCGTTTCTGATCATCGTCATCCCGCTGTACGTGACCAGCGGCGTCGTCGGCGGGACGGCCTTCGGTCTCGGCGAGTCGCTGCTCATCGGGGTGATCCTCTCGCTCTTTGGCTTTCTCAATAGTTCGTTCCAGCCGTTTACCGGCCGGCTATCGGATCGGCTCGGCCGGCGCAAGCCGTTCATTCTGGTCGGGCTCGCGGGCCTCGCGATGACCAACGTCGCGTACGTCTTCGCGGAGACGTACCTCTCCTTGCTGGTCATCCGGGGGTTACAGGGCGTCAGCGTCGCCTTCATCATCCCGTCGTCGGTCGCGCTCGTCAACGAACTCGCGACGACGGGCGACCGCGGCGGGAACATGGGCGTCTACAACACGTTCCGACTGATCGGGTTCGGCGCCGGGCCGGCGGTGGCCGGCGCGGTCGTCAGTCGCGGGCCGTACGCGCTCCCCGGCGACCTGGCGGTCTCCGGGTTCGACGCCGCCTTCTACGTCGCGACGATCACCGCGACGATCAGCTACGGCATGGTGACGGTACTGGTCTCGGACCCCGAGTCGACGGCCGCCAACGCCGGCGCGGACCTCTCGATCCCGATCCTCGATCGGACCGGCCCGAACCTGCTCGATCCGATCTTCACCCTCGGGGTCGCGTCGTTTTTCATGGCGACCGCCATCGCGCTGTTCGCGACCATCCAGCCGCAGGTCAACGCCCGCCTCGAGCAGGGGGCGACCTGGTTCGGCCTGCAGTTCGCGGGGTTTATCATCGCACAGGTCGCGCTCCAGACGCCGATCGGGCGGGCCTGCGATCGGTACGGCCGGCGGCCGTTCATCGTGACTGGGATGGCACTGTTGATCCCGACGACGCTCGTCCAGGGCTTTCTGCTCTCTTCGGCGCTGATGTTCGTCGCCCGCCTGTTTCAGGGGATCGCCGCCGCGATGGTCTTTGCCCCGTCGCTGGCGCTGGCCGGCGACCTCGCCGGCGAGGGGGAGTCAGGCTCGAAGCTGTCGGTGCTGACGATGGCTTTCGGCTACGGGATCGCGGTCGGGCCGCTCTCCTCGGGCGCGCTGGTGCGGTTCGGCTTCGAGACCCCGTTCGTCTTCGGCACCGCGCTCGCCGTCCTCGGGACGATCCTCGTCTACACGCAGGTCGAGGAGACCCTCGAGACGACGGTCCCGGTTCCGGTCATCGGTGACGATTGA
- a CDS encoding uS10/mL48 family ribosomal protein produces the protein MTFVTRLTLQSGDRAALDGIVEDIKTTAERKGAALKGPHSHPPEKLSVPQRCRLHADDDRHFDSWEYTVFTRELEIHGHDDLARNIASQNFPDSVHIEAEVEQIHGAGRSN, from the coding sequence ATGACCTTCGTCACCCGTCTCACCCTCCAGAGCGGCGATCGCGCCGCGCTCGATGGCATCGTCGAGGACATCAAAACCACCGCCGAACGGAAGGGGGCGGCACTGAAAGGTCCCCACTCCCACCCGCCGGAAAAGCTGTCGGTCCCCCAGCGTTGCCGGCTCCACGCCGACGACGACCGTCACTTCGACTCTTGGGAGTACACCGTCTTCACCCGCGAACTCGAGATCCACGGCCACGACGACCTCGCGCGCAACATCGCCTCACAGAACTTCCCCGACTCGGTCCACATCGAGGCCGAGGTCGAGCAGATCCACGGGGCCGGCCGCAGCAACTGA
- a CDS encoding bis(5'-nucleosyl)-tetraphosphatase has protein sequence MAVEATSAGAILFRDTRGRREYLLLKSRPGDWEFPKGGVEGDEELQQTAIREVTEEAGIEQFRLLDGFRKDYDYVFEANGKTIHKTVHLFIAKSFEASAELSNEHRDLQWRDYEQAVNTVTQDGPREILEDAHEFLDEREAEDDEE, from the coding sequence ATGGCAGTCGAAGCTACGAGCGCAGGCGCGATCCTCTTCCGCGACACGCGGGGCCGGCGCGAGTATCTTCTACTCAAGAGCCGCCCGGGCGATTGGGAGTTTCCCAAGGGCGGTGTCGAAGGAGACGAAGAACTTCAGCAGACGGCTATCCGCGAAGTAACGGAAGAGGCAGGTATCGAACAGTTCCGACTACTCGACGGCTTTCGCAAGGACTACGACTACGTCTTCGAGGCGAACGGCAAGACGATCCACAAGACCGTTCATCTCTTCATCGCGAAGTCGTTCGAAGCCAGCGCGGAACTATCGAACGAACATCGCGACCTCCAGTGGCGCGACTACGAACAGGCGGTAAACACCGTCACGCAGGACGGCCCCAGAGAGATCCTCGAGGACGCCCACGAGTTCCTCGACGAACGCGAGGCAGAAGACGACGAGGAGTAG
- a CDS encoding epoxide hydrolase family protein: MTTDADDSIRPFEVSVGRDEIDDLRTRLERTRWPDQLPETGWADGTEREFLRDLCAYWRAEFDWAAFEDRCNEFDQYVTTIDGQRLHFYHVRSPESDATPLVLSHGWPGSVTEFLDVLGPLTDPAAHGGDPADAFHVVAPSLPGFGFSGPTGERGYDVPRIADVVADLMARLGYDRYVAQGGDWGALVAALLGANYPDRVDAIHTNMLFLNPSSLEADDPTDLLDEQGLADYQETAAFRETETAYHEIQATKPRSLAYGLTDSPAGLAGWIVEKFRAWSDCDGDLESWIDRDRLLDNLSVYWLTGTIGSSMRLYAETDVGAATPDSVDVPTGHARYPAEVYKTPRGWAEAVYDVEYWSEQPEGGHFAAMEVPELFVEDLRAFAGEFG, encoded by the coding sequence ATGACGACGGACGCCGACGACTCGATTCGACCGTTCGAGGTGTCGGTCGGCCGGGACGAGATCGACGACCTCCGGACGCGCCTCGAGCGGACCCGCTGGCCGGACCAACTCCCCGAGACGGGCTGGGCGGACGGGACCGAGCGCGAGTTTCTCCGGGACCTCTGTGCGTACTGGCGCGCGGAGTTCGACTGGGCGGCGTTCGAGGACCGGTGTAACGAGTTCGACCAGTACGTGACGACGATCGACGGGCAGCGGCTGCACTTCTATCACGTCCGGTCGCCCGAGTCGGACGCGACGCCGCTCGTTTTGAGCCACGGCTGGCCCGGCTCCGTCACGGAGTTCCTCGACGTTCTCGGGCCGCTGACGGATCCGGCCGCCCACGGCGGCGATCCGGCCGACGCCTTTCACGTCGTCGCGCCCTCGTTGCCGGGCTTTGGCTTCTCCGGCCCGACCGGCGAGCGGGGGTACGACGTGCCCCGCATCGCCGACGTCGTCGCCGACCTGATGGCCCGGCTCGGCTACGACCGCTACGTCGCCCAGGGCGGCGACTGGGGCGCGCTGGTCGCCGCGCTGCTGGGTGCGAACTACCCCGACCGCGTGGACGCGATCCACACGAACATGCTGTTCCTGAACCCCTCGTCGCTCGAGGCCGATGACCCGACCGACCTGCTCGACGAACAGGGGCTGGCTGACTACCAGGAGACCGCGGCGTTCCGCGAGACCGAAACCGCCTACCACGAGATCCAGGCGACCAAACCCCGGAGTCTGGCCTACGGACTCACCGACTCCCCGGCCGGGCTGGCGGGCTGGATCGTCGAGAAGTTCCGGGCCTGGAGCGACTGCGACGGCGACCTCGAGTCGTGGATCGACCGTGACCGGCTGCTCGACAACCTGAGCGTCTACTGGCTGACCGGAACGATCGGCTCTTCGATGCGACTCTACGCCGAGACGGACGTGGGCGCGGCGACGCCGGATTCGGTCGACGTGCCGACGGGCCACGCGCGCTATCCGGCCGAAGTGTATAAGACGCCTCGCGGCTGGGCCGAGGCGGTCTACGACGTCGAGTACTGGTCCGAACAGCCCGAAGGCGGGCACTTCGCCGCCATGGAGGTGCCGGAACTGTTCGTCGAGGACCTGCGAGCGTTCGCCGGCGAGTTCGGCTGA
- a CDS encoding DUF5797 family protein, with protein sequence MTLSEEAQDRLADVVELQPTKNGELQERWGMESGSEVHQYLENELGDYYFRDDNSLIRATAEAADLVDVEPGIESDPDDEGVPSKVRVPELQARIVAVLAGPDERSESVVSVLHKLRDEYDVDAEAEDVRSGLQSLRRKGVVEVEYRTVPTFRLAVERADLEVAVSD encoded by the coding sequence ATGACGCTCTCGGAGGAGGCCCAGGACCGGTTGGCGGACGTGGTGGAGCTACAGCCGACGAAGAACGGCGAACTGCAGGAGCGGTGGGGGATGGAGAGCGGCAGCGAGGTCCACCAGTACCTCGAGAACGAACTCGGCGATTACTACTTCCGAGACGACAACAGTCTGATCCGAGCGACCGCCGAAGCCGCCGACCTCGTCGACGTCGAGCCGGGGATCGAGAGCGACCCGGACGACGAGGGGGTCCCCTCGAAGGTCCGCGTCCCGGAACTACAGGCGCGGATCGTGGCGGTACTGGCCGGCCCCGACGAACGCTCCGAGAGCGTCGTCTCGGTACTGCACAAACTCCGGGACGAGTACGACGTCGACGCCGAGGCCGAGGACGTCCGGTCGGGTCTCCAGAGTCTCCGGCGAAAGGGTGTCGTCGAAGTCGAGTACCGCACCGTCCCCACGTTCCGGCTGGCCGTCGAGCGTGCGGACCTCGAGGTCGCCGTCTCCGACTGA
- a CDS encoding DUF5787 family protein translates to MDAYTAEFGFELRTCRWAEREWPPGETDGVDTAVLVARQLGTTRRRWDTIVLECDSEGLRRRARFGPDRLDSDLLHVVRNAPDEWCYYRDALPDPGYPWRYVRESIHEAADRGILETRKSGNRIEIRRKWAYPDWLERLVAIENKPDLDASAARALGSQLEYDVAVGLADEAWVATRRTDDPVEPVLFEDLPVEAGVLALEPDDLTAEVAWYPRSLPVTEPGTRILERPEGGKRDGSAARFEYAGPDWKADKRLAIAERAYERGWRSFVETMRPDCRRFELRAPDGPQALPYCTAKGRCQTAAECAGSCSEFEPEPPAWRTRGWPIEGGPGKRVQRILAERRRRRRPEL, encoded by the coding sequence GTGGACGCATACACCGCCGAGTTCGGGTTCGAACTCCGGACCTGCCGGTGGGCCGAACGCGAGTGGCCGCCCGGCGAAACCGACGGCGTCGACACCGCCGTCCTCGTCGCCCGCCAACTCGGGACGACCCGCCGCCGCTGGGACACGATCGTCCTCGAGTGCGACTCCGAGGGGCTGCGCCGCCGCGCCCGGTTCGGCCCCGATCGGCTCGATAGCGATCTCCTGCACGTCGTCCGGAACGCCCCCGACGAGTGGTGCTACTACCGCGACGCGCTCCCGGATCCGGGCTACCCGTGGCGGTACGTCCGCGAGTCGATCCACGAGGCCGCCGACCGCGGGATCCTCGAGACCCGCAAGTCGGGCAACCGGATCGAGATCCGGCGAAAATGGGCCTACCCCGACTGGCTCGAGCGGCTCGTCGCGATCGAGAACAAGCCCGACTTAGACGCCAGCGCCGCCCGCGCGCTCGGATCACAACTCGAGTACGACGTGGCCGTCGGGCTGGCCGACGAGGCTTGGGTCGCGACCCGTCGAACGGACGACCCCGTCGAACCCGTCCTCTTCGAGGACCTGCCGGTCGAAGCCGGGGTCCTCGCGCTCGAGCCCGACGACCTGACCGCCGAGGTCGCGTGGTACCCCCGCTCGCTCCCGGTGACGGAACCGGGAACCCGCATCCTCGAGCGTCCAGAGGGCGGTAAACGAGACGGCTCGGCGGCCCGGTTCGAGTATGCCGGCCCCGACTGGAAGGCCGACAAACGCCTCGCCATCGCCGAGCGCGCCTACGAGCGTGGCTGGCGCTCCTTCGTCGAGACGATGCGGCCCGACTGCCGACGCTTCGAACTACGCGCGCCCGACGGCCCGCAGGCGCTGCCGTACTGCACTGCCAAGGGGCGGTGCCAGACGGCCGCCGAATGCGCCGGCTCCTGCAGCGAGTTCGAGCCCGAACCGCCGGCCTGGCGCACCCGCGGCTGGCCGATCGAGGGCGGGCCCGGAAAACGGGTCCAGCGAATCCTCGCGGAGCGCCGGCGACGACGGCGGCCGGAGCTGTAG
- a CDS encoding M48 family metallopeptidase, whose amino-acid sequence MIRPTPLHLGLWVRMAVAGTLVGAAQLVVLALEFAVGGFVALFLLMALEGVLSVFFVLSLLFAGAFVWWLGVAIVIRRYYPDRTLSDRIAHDGTADAVEAVGETLLSAEAIANWPKILGLLGGVALGTFVGFAFTEAVAWRSIVDPLSAAAAVGVLVVLAHVAWIAYSERTDDAAALRDIEGVVRVIDRPDEDLEERRTAVQRRVDRLAKQADLPAPTVRLGVSSTPTAATVGYRAGSSTIVVSKGLLEAVDDRELDAVLAHELAHAKNRDAAVLTALSVPAASAAALIERYDFHPFVAVPCGMVIVLVRWSVAVVTRYREYVADRGAVAITGDPAALASALEKLDSALEERPSNDLRKHRSTAAFSIVPPPWEEHRFFDRTRRFLHRRLFGTHPPTERRIERLRSQR is encoded by the coding sequence GTGATCCGTCCGACGCCCCTCCACCTCGGACTCTGGGTGCGGATGGCGGTCGCCGGAACGCTCGTCGGAGCCGCACAGCTCGTGGTCCTCGCACTCGAGTTCGCCGTCGGCGGGTTCGTCGCGCTGTTTCTCCTCATGGCGCTCGAGGGGGTTCTCTCCGTTTTCTTCGTCCTCTCGCTACTGTTTGCTGGTGCGTTCGTTTGGTGGCTCGGTGTCGCGATAGTGATCCGACGCTACTATCCCGACCGGACCCTCTCGGATCGCATCGCTCACGACGGGACCGCCGACGCAGTCGAAGCCGTCGGTGAGACGTTGCTGTCCGCGGAGGCGATCGCGAACTGGCCGAAAATCCTCGGCCTGCTCGGCGGTGTGGCCCTCGGGACGTTCGTCGGATTCGCGTTCACGGAGGCGGTCGCGTGGCGCTCGATCGTCGATCCGTTGTCCGCCGCCGCTGCGGTCGGCGTCCTCGTCGTCCTCGCACACGTGGCGTGGATCGCCTACTCCGAACGGACCGACGACGCCGCTGCGCTCCGCGATATCGAAGGCGTCGTCCGCGTCATCGATCGGCCCGACGAGGACCTCGAGGAACGCCGAACAGCCGTCCAACGCCGTGTCGACCGGCTCGCCAAGCAGGCCGATCTCCCCGCACCGACGGTCCGTCTTGGCGTTTCATCGACGCCAACGGCGGCGACCGTCGGCTATCGGGCCGGATCGTCCACGATCGTCGTCTCCAAGGGCCTGCTCGAGGCCGTCGATGACCGCGAACTCGACGCCGTCCTCGCACACGAACTCGCCCACGCCAAAAACAGGGACGCGGCGGTGCTGACCGCGTTATCGGTGCCCGCAGCGTCCGCGGCCGCGCTCATCGAGCGCTACGATTTCCACCCGTTTGTGGCCGTCCCGTGTGGGATGGTCATCGTCCTCGTCCGGTGGTCCGTCGCCGTCGTCACCCGCTATCGGGAGTACGTCGCCGACCGCGGTGCCGTCGCGATCACCGGCGACCCCGCGGCGCTGGCAAGCGCCCTCGAGAAACTCGATTCCGCCCTCGAGGAACGGCCCTCGAACGATCTCCGCAAACACCGCTCGACGGCTGCGTTCTCGATCGTCCCGCCGCCGTGGGAGGAACACCGCTTTTTCGACCGTACACGGCGGTTCCTCCACCGGCGGCTGTTCGGCACGCACCCGCCGACGGAGCGCCGGATCGAACGGCTTCGGTCCCAGCGCTGA
- a CDS encoding geranylgeranyl reductase family protein, producing MSTQEQSAAGAATTRSPDAVVVGAGTSGCYAAATIAREGYDVVVLERKDEEEAGHIACGDALKGADAFPDAIPKSKLEPAFTNTDVDHGRFEIPQEDTVLEIPVPGELAVIDRWEYGRRIIDGAEDRGVEFRYDTVVQNVRQNDDGRVTGVEAIRKGDPVTYEADIVIDAAGSLSVLQDHVDFSDSTFDTNVDYSHFCSAYREIVEVEEPVEWDDALVFKPTERAAGYLWYFPRTDTEINAGLGFQMTEEPMQLVDDLKRDLENRPEFDGAEVEDKLGAALPTRRPYDSAVHPGYMAIGDAAGHVNPTTGGGIAGAAYGGKYAAECAIEALETGEFGEDVLWEYNQRVMDHFGARYAALDVYNILSTAVDVDDLMGLLAAMPGDKLAEALYSGSTDIGLTLKLEALVKSRGHWGTIWNLYKTKRRADELLAHYENYPTSPEGLAGWQDRRDDLMEKVYETTGADPKY from the coding sequence ATGAGTACGCAGGAGCAGTCGGCCGCGGGTGCGGCGACGACCCGGTCGCCGGATGCCGTCGTCGTCGGTGCCGGAACGTCAGGGTGCTACGCGGCAGCGACCATCGCACGGGAGGGCTACGACGTGGTCGTCCTCGAGCGAAAGGACGAGGAAGAGGCGGGCCACATCGCCTGTGGCGACGCGCTGAAGGGTGCCGATGCCTTCCCCGACGCGATCCCGAAGTCCAAACTCGAGCCGGCCTTTACGAACACCGACGTCGACCACGGGCGCTTCGAGATCCCGCAGGAAGACACCGTCCTCGAGATCCCGGTGCCGGGCGAACTGGCCGTCATCGACCGCTGGGAGTACGGCCGCCGGATCATCGACGGGGCCGAGGACAGGGGGGTCGAGTTTCGCTACGATACGGTCGTTCAAAACGTCCGCCAGAACGACGACGGCCGCGTCACGGGCGTCGAGGCGATCCGCAAGGGCGATCCGGTCACCTACGAGGCCGACATCGTCATCGACGCCGCCGGCTCGCTGTCGGTGCTGCAGGACCACGTCGACTTCTCGGATTCGACGTTCGACACCAACGTCGATTACAGCCACTTCTGTTCGGCCTACCGCGAGATCGTCGAGGTCGAGGAGCCGGTCGAGTGGGACGACGCGCTGGTCTTCAAGCCGACCGAGCGCGCGGCGGGCTACCTCTGGTACTTCCCGCGGACCGACACCGAGATCAACGCCGGGCTGGGCTTCCAGATGACGGAAGAGCCCATGCAGCTGGTCGACGACCTCAAGCGCGACCTCGAGAACCGCCCCGAGTTCGACGGGGCCGAGGTCGAGGACAAACTCGGCGCGGCGCTGCCCACCCGGCGACCCTACGACTCGGCCGTGCATCCGGGCTACATGGCCATCGGCGACGCGGCCGGCCACGTCAACCCCACCACCGGCGGCGGCATCGCCGGGGCTGCCTACGGCGGCAAGTACGCCGCCGAGTGTGCCATCGAGGCGCTCGAGACGGGCGAGTTCGGCGAGGACGTCCTCTGGGAGTACAACCAACGAGTGATGGACCACTTCGGCGCGCGCTACGCCGCCCTCGACGTCTACAACATCCTCTCGACGGCCGTCGACGTCGACGACCTGATGGGGCTGCTCGCCGCGATGCCCGGCGACAAGCTCGCCGAGGCGCTGTACTCCGGCAGTACCGACATCGGGCTCACGCTCAAACTCGAGGCGCTGGTCAAGAGCCGCGGCCACTGGGGCACCATCTGGAACCTCTACAAGACCAAGCGCCGCGCCGACGAACTCCTGGCCCACTACGAGAACTACCCGACCAGTCCCGAGGGGCTGGCGGGCTGGCAGGATCGCCGCGACGACCTGATGGAGAAAGTCTACGAGACGACCGGGGCCGACCCGAAGTACTAG
- a CDS encoding DUF4397 domain-containing protein — protein sequence MVQNHTRRRALTLIGTAGGIALAGCMGGGDEDDEMSDDDSGNGMNDDGMEDDGMDSAMSNVRVAHLSPDAPNVDVYVDGDAVLEDVPYRAVSDYLELESGTYAVMITAAGDADTVVYDEDLEIAEGSFTIAALGELADENQPFEPAVLEDDVSDPGDDARVRLVHASPDAPAVDVTVGDGETVLFEDAAFGDAAATEVPGGDYTLEVRPATENNDGDVVATFDVAPEGGSVYSAFAVGYLEPGSAPADEAFDLEVVMDA from the coding sequence ATGGTACAGAACCACACACGTCGACGCGCACTGACACTGATCGGTACCGCAGGCGGCATCGCGCTCGCCGGCTGTATGGGTGGCGGCGACGAGGACGACGAGATGAGCGACGACGATTCGGGTAACGGGATGAACGACGACGGGATGGAAGACGATGGCATGGACTCCGCGATGTCGAACGTCCGGGTCGCGCATCTCTCGCCCGACGCCCCCAACGTCGACGTCTACGTCGACGGCGACGCCGTCCTCGAGGACGTGCCCTACCGGGCCGTCAGCGACTACCTCGAACTCGAGTCGGGCACCTACGCGGTGATGATCACCGCGGCCGGCGACGCCGACACCGTCGTCTACGACGAGGACCTCGAGATCGCCGAGGGGTCGTTCACGATCGCGGCGCTGGGCGAACTGGCCGACGAGAACCAGCCCTTCGAGCCGGCAGTTCTGGAAGACGACGTCAGCGACCCCGGCGACGACGCGCGGGTGCGGTTGGTCCACGCCTCGCCGGACGCCCCCGCGGTCGACGTCACCGTCGGCGACGGCGAGACGGTCCTGTTCGAGGACGCCGCCTTCGGCGACGCGGCTGCGACCGAAGTGCCGGGCGGCGACTACACCCTCGAGGTCCGACCCGCGACCGAGAACAACGACGGCGACGTGGTCGCGACCTTCGACGTCGCTCCGGAGGGCGGCAGCGTCTACAGTGCCTTCGCCGTCGGCTACCTCGAGCCCGGCTCGGCTCCCGCCGACGAGGCGTTCGACCTCGAGGTCGTCATGGACGCCTGA
- a CDS encoding amidohydrolase produces the protein MTADDLVTLRRDLHRKPEPAWREFYTTARIVDELESRLGDDLAELHVGPEAIAGDHRLAVPEETEFTHWYEQARDAGVDEATLERLDGGYTGAVAVLERGEGPTVGLRVDIDGLPQTESDDPSHRPVDEGFRSEHEGAMHACGHDAHATIGVGVLERIAESGAGLDESRSSSEQRSDVDFAGTLKVFFQPAEEVVGGGKAMAESDHLQDVDYLLAAHIGLDHPTGEIVAGIDGFLAVSHLEAEFTGASSHAGGHPEQGRNAVQAMATAVQNLYGIPRHNDGATRVNAGVVEGGSAANVIPADARIVAEVRGETTDLMEYMKGRTRQVLRSAAAMHDCEVEIEIGAEAPSATSDEELVSIVADVAGETPGVERVLERDELGGSEDATYLMRAVQENGGSACYVGVGTDHPGGHHTATFDVDEASIQHGIDTLAGTIERLGHDQ, from the coding sequence ATGACCGCAGACGACCTCGTTACGCTGCGTCGAGACCTGCACCGAAAACCCGAACCAGCCTGGCGGGAGTTTTACACGACTGCACGGATCGTCGACGAACTCGAGTCCCGACTGGGCGACGACCTCGCCGAACTCCACGTCGGCCCCGAGGCGATCGCCGGCGACCACCGGCTGGCGGTCCCCGAGGAAACCGAATTCACCCACTGGTACGAACAGGCGCGGGACGCCGGCGTCGACGAGGCCACCCTCGAGCGACTGGACGGCGGGTATACGGGTGCAGTGGCCGTCCTCGAGCGCGGCGAGGGACCGACCGTCGGCCTTCGGGTCGACATCGACGGCCTGCCCCAAACCGAGTCCGACGACCCGAGCCACCGGCCCGTCGACGAGGGCTTTCGCTCCGAACACGAAGGGGCGATGCACGCCTGTGGCCACGACGCCCACGCGACGATCGGGGTCGGCGTCCTCGAGCGGATCGCGGAGAGCGGTGCGGGACTCGACGAGTCGCGATCCTCGTCGGAACAGCGTTCCGACGTAGATTTCGCGGGCACCCTCAAAGTCTTCTTCCAGCCCGCCGAGGAGGTCGTCGGCGGTGGGAAGGCGATGGCCGAGAGCGACCACCTACAGGACGTCGACTATCTGCTCGCGGCGCACATCGGTCTCGACCACCCGACCGGCGAGATCGTCGCCGGTATCGACGGCTTCCTGGCGGTCTCGCACCTCGAGGCCGAGTTCACCGGCGCGTCGTCCCACGCGGGGGGACACCCCGAGCAGGGCCGCAACGCCGTCCAGGCGATGGCGACGGCCGTCCAGAACCTCTACGGGATTCCACGGCACAACGACGGCGCAACGCGGGTCAACGCGGGCGTCGTCGAGGGCGGCAGCGCGGCCAACGTCATCCCCGCCGACGCGCGGATCGTCGCCGAGGTCCGGGGTGAGACGACCGACCTGATGGAGTACATGAAAGGGCGGACCCGGCAGGTCCTCCGGAGCGCCGCCGCAATGCACGACTGCGAGGTCGAAATCGAGATCGGTGCGGAGGCCCCCAGCGCGACCAGCGACGAGGAACTGGTCTCGATCGTCGCCGACGTCGCCGGCGAGACACCCGGCGTCGAGCGCGTCCTCGAGCGCGACGAGTTGGGCGGCAGCGAGGACGCGACCTACCTGATGCGAGCAGTGCAAGAAAACGGCGGCAGTGCCTGTTACGTCGGCGTCGGCACCGACCATCCCGGCGGCCACCACACCGCAACGTTCGACGTCGACGAGGCAAGTATCCAACACGGCATCGACACGCTCGCGGGCACGATCGAGCGACTCGGCCACGACCAGTAA
- a CDS encoding DUF5789 family protein has translation MPDVKLSRIDSVLENLEYPITTDRAASELADVTLLLADGQRNLGDLVAKSDSDRFESTEDLQSELNNVLPREAVGEPYQSEGEG, from the coding sequence ATGCCCGACGTCAAACTCAGCCGGATCGACTCCGTCCTTGAGAACCTCGAGTACCCGATCACCACCGACCGCGCCGCGTCCGAACTCGCGGACGTCACCCTGTTGCTCGCCGACGGCCAGCGGAACCTGGGCGACCTCGTCGCGAAAAGCGACAGCGACCGCTTCGAGTCGACCGAGGACCTCCAGTCGGAACTCAATAACGTCCTCCCACGGGAAGCCGTCGGCGAGCCCTACCAGTCCGAAGGCGAGGGCTAG